The following coding sequences are from one Epinephelus fuscoguttatus linkage group LG7, E.fuscoguttatus.final_Chr_v1 window:
- the camk1gb gene encoding calcium/calmodulin-dependent protein kinase IGb isoform X1 has protein sequence MDVISDLTTGICNVPDKVSCPDLGEHLAGESEQSTDSAESLEIPVEASADMGRQEPDHAWKKDTENIQEIFDFIEELGSGAFSEVYMVKEKKTGKMFAMKCVKKKQKRDLNLENEIAVLRRIQHDNVVGMEDFYESRTHYYLVMQLVSGGELFDRILDRGVYSEKDASNVIQQVLQAVSYLHDNGIVHRDLKPENILYYSQDEDSKIMISDFGLSKMIENDIMSTACGTPGYVAPEVLAQKPYSKAVDCWSIGVITYILLCGYPPFYEESESRLFSKIMKAQYEFDSPFWDDISESAKDFIRNMMQKNPSMRYSTDLALRHPWIIGKTARSQDIYYSVSVQIQKNFAKSKWKQAYNAAVAINHMKKLQLAHSEQVLRQASIPDIKVIDVSSPKRNHKRLDPDRIDPKVVEVNGKVNGTIHMSLPTSPVETKSHCHTLKAAHSQAGPHHAPYMAEQGKNVYHSEPANLNGYGKNHNVKSVQTGVCSVM, from the exons AAATCCCTGTTGAAGCATCTGCAGACATGGGTCGTCAAGAGCCCGACCACGCGTGGAAGAAGGACACTGAGAACATCCAGGAGATATTTGACTTCATAGAGGAGCTTGGATC GGGGGCGTTCTCAGAGGTGTACATggtgaaggagaagaagacgGGCAAAATGTTTGCCATGAAGTGTGTGAAGAAGAAACAGAAGAGAGACCTCAATCTGGAGAACGAGATCGCTGTGCTGAGAAG AATCCAACATGACAATGTGGTGGGGATGGAGGACTTCTATGAAAGCCGGACGCATTACTATCTCGTCATGCAGCT TGTTTCAGGCGGTGAGCTCTTTGACCGTATACTGGACCGGGGGGTGTACTCAGAGAAGGATGCCAGCAACGTGATCCAGCAGGTGCTGCAGGCCGTTAGCTATCTGCACGATAACGGCATAGTGCATCGTGACCTCAAG CCAGAGAACATCCTGTACTACAGCCAGGACGAGGACTCCAAGATCATGATCAGTGATTTCGGGCTCTCCAAGATGATAGAGAACGACATCATGTCGACAGCCTGTGGCACCCCCGGATACGTAG CTCCTGAAGTTTTGGCACAGAAGCCCTACAGCAAGGCAGTGGACTGCTGGTCTATCGGAGTTATCACCTACATCTT ACTGTGTGGATATCCTCCTTTTTATGAAGAAAGCGAGTCCAGGCTGTTCTCTAAGATCATGAAGGCGCAGTATGAGTTTGACTCGCCCTTCTGGGATGACATTTCTGAATCTG CTAAAGATTTCATCCGTAATATGATGCAGAAGAATCCCAGCATGCGCTACTCCACTGACCTCGCACTCAGACATCCCTG gaTTATCGGGAAGACGGCCAGGAGCCAGGACATCTACTATTCCGTCAGCGTTCAGATCCAGAAGAACTTTGCCAAGTCCAAGTGGAAG CAAGCCTATAACGCTGCAGTAGCCATCAACCACATGAAGAAGCTGCAGCTGGCCCACTCAGAGCAGGTCCTGAGGCAGGCCAGCATCCCAGACATCAAGGTGATCGACGTGTCCTCCCCAAAGAGAAATCACAAACGACTTGATCCAGACAGAATCGACCCCAAGGTGGTGGAGGTCAACGGGAAAGTAAATGGGACGATACACATGTCCCTGCCCACGAGCCCCGTCGAAACCAAGAGccactgtcacacactgaaaGCCGCTCACAGTCAGGCCGGACCACATCACGCGCCCTATATGGCCGAGCAGGGCAAGAACGTCTACCACTCAGAGCCCGCCAACCTCAATGG GTATGGTAAAAACCATAACGTCAAGAGTGTACAGACGGGGGTTTGCTCAGTCATGTGA
- the camk1gb gene encoding calcium/calmodulin-dependent protein kinase IGb isoform X2: MGRQEPDHAWKKDTENIQEIFDFIEELGSGAFSEVYMVKEKKTGKMFAMKCVKKKQKRDLNLENEIAVLRRIQHDNVVGMEDFYESRTHYYLVMQLVSGGELFDRILDRGVYSEKDASNVIQQVLQAVSYLHDNGIVHRDLKPENILYYSQDEDSKIMISDFGLSKMIENDIMSTACGTPGYVAPEVLAQKPYSKAVDCWSIGVITYILLCGYPPFYEESESRLFSKIMKAQYEFDSPFWDDISESAKDFIRNMMQKNPSMRYSTDLALRHPWIIGKTARSQDIYYSVSVQIQKNFAKSKWKQAYNAAVAINHMKKLQLAHSEQVLRQASIPDIKVIDVSSPKRNHKRLDPDRIDPKVVEVNGKVNGTIHMSLPTSPVETKSHCHTLKAAHSQAGPHHAPYMAEQGKNVYHSEPANLNGYGKNHNVKSVQTGVCSVM, from the exons ATGGGTCGTCAAGAGCCCGACCACGCGTGGAAGAAGGACACTGAGAACATCCAGGAGATATTTGACTTCATAGAGGAGCTTGGATC GGGGGCGTTCTCAGAGGTGTACATggtgaaggagaagaagacgGGCAAAATGTTTGCCATGAAGTGTGTGAAGAAGAAACAGAAGAGAGACCTCAATCTGGAGAACGAGATCGCTGTGCTGAGAAG AATCCAACATGACAATGTGGTGGGGATGGAGGACTTCTATGAAAGCCGGACGCATTACTATCTCGTCATGCAGCT TGTTTCAGGCGGTGAGCTCTTTGACCGTATACTGGACCGGGGGGTGTACTCAGAGAAGGATGCCAGCAACGTGATCCAGCAGGTGCTGCAGGCCGTTAGCTATCTGCACGATAACGGCATAGTGCATCGTGACCTCAAG CCAGAGAACATCCTGTACTACAGCCAGGACGAGGACTCCAAGATCATGATCAGTGATTTCGGGCTCTCCAAGATGATAGAGAACGACATCATGTCGACAGCCTGTGGCACCCCCGGATACGTAG CTCCTGAAGTTTTGGCACAGAAGCCCTACAGCAAGGCAGTGGACTGCTGGTCTATCGGAGTTATCACCTACATCTT ACTGTGTGGATATCCTCCTTTTTATGAAGAAAGCGAGTCCAGGCTGTTCTCTAAGATCATGAAGGCGCAGTATGAGTTTGACTCGCCCTTCTGGGATGACATTTCTGAATCTG CTAAAGATTTCATCCGTAATATGATGCAGAAGAATCCCAGCATGCGCTACTCCACTGACCTCGCACTCAGACATCCCTG gaTTATCGGGAAGACGGCCAGGAGCCAGGACATCTACTATTCCGTCAGCGTTCAGATCCAGAAGAACTTTGCCAAGTCCAAGTGGAAG CAAGCCTATAACGCTGCAGTAGCCATCAACCACATGAAGAAGCTGCAGCTGGCCCACTCAGAGCAGGTCCTGAGGCAGGCCAGCATCCCAGACATCAAGGTGATCGACGTGTCCTCCCCAAAGAGAAATCACAAACGACTTGATCCAGACAGAATCGACCCCAAGGTGGTGGAGGTCAACGGGAAAGTAAATGGGACGATACACATGTCCCTGCCCACGAGCCCCGTCGAAACCAAGAGccactgtcacacactgaaaGCCGCTCACAGTCAGGCCGGACCACATCACGCGCCCTATATGGCCGAGCAGGGCAAGAACGTCTACCACTCAGAGCCCGCCAACCTCAATGG GTATGGTAAAAACCATAACGTCAAGAGTGTACAGACGGGGGTTTGCTCAGTCATGTGA
- the g0s2 gene encoding G0/G1 switch protein 2, whose amino-acid sequence MPDSSLGCATKLIKQHTMETIGEIIPFAKEMLHQRPTRGMLKMYMLGSTLAMLGVVGAMVETVLMPFVEQESVEDAPAELIMEKKKKKEEKQELKSHTTVICPDVVNVLEMVAIEAKAKHLVTAVQRSSTRLHAS is encoded by the exons ATGCCTGACTCGAGTTTGGGGTGTGCAACAAA ACTAATCAAGCAACACACCATGGAAACCATTGGCGAGATCATCCCATTCGCTAAGGAGATGCTGCACCAGAGGCCCACCCGGGGCATGCTGAAGATGTACATGCTCGGCTCCACTCTGGCGATGCTCGGAGTCGTTGGTGCAATGGTGGAAACTGTTCTCATGCCATTTGTGGAGCAGGAGTCTGTGGAGGATGCACCAGCAGAGCTGATtatggagaagaagaagaagaaggaggagaagcagGAGTTAAAGTCACACACCACTGTTATTTGCCCTGACGTTGTGAATGTGCTGGAGATGGTAGCGATCGAGGCCAAGGCCAAACATCTGGTGACTGCTGTGCAGAGAAGCTCAACCCGTTTACACGCTTCTTAA